TACGCCGCGGTCGTGGTACAGGACACCCCCGCGGGGCAGCTGGGGAACGTCAGCGCCCTGCAGGAGCACGTCATCGACGGCGGCGGCCTCGTCACGGTGGGCGGCGAGAACGCCTACCAGCAGGGGAACTACGGGGAGTCGCCCATCGCGGCGATGCTCCCGGTGCGGATGGGCAACGCGACCGGCGGCCGGACGAACATCGTGATGCTCGTCGACATCTCGGGCAGCGCCGAGGAGGGCCTGTCGACACAGAAGGGGATCGCGCTGGACGTGCTGGACCAGCTGGGCGACCGCAACCAGGTGGGCGTCGTCGCGTTCGGCGGCGAGCCCTATCGGATCGCCGACCGCCAGCCCCTCGAGGACGCCCGCGAGGCGATCGGTGAGCGGGTCCGACGGCTCCAGACCACCCGCGGCGGCACCGACATCGCCGTCGGGCTGCTCGGCGCGGCGGACATGCTCGGGGACAACCCCGGGACGGTCATCCTGCTGTCGGACGGCGCCGACGACGTCGAGCAGCCGGCGGCGGTCGCCAGCCAGCTGGGCCGGGAGGGCGTCCGCGTCATCACCGTCGGCGCCGGCGACCGGGTCGACGAAGGCACACTCCGGCGGATCGCCCGGGAGTCGGGCGGCTCGTACTTCGCCGCGAACGAGACCAGCCGTCTGCGCCTGCTGTTCGGTGGAGCTTCCCGACAGTTCAGCGGGCAGAACCTGACGATCGTCAGGCAGGATACGTTCATCACCTCCGGGGTACGGCTGACGGCCAGCCCCTCACAGGCCAACGACGTGTCGGTCAAGGCAGGGGCGGACTATCAGGTCGCGACCGGTGACGGCGCGCCCGCGATCGCTTCCTGGCGGTTCGGGCTCGGTCGCGTCGTCTCGCTGACCGCCTACGGGGACGACGGCGGACTGGACGGCCTGCTCGACCGGCCGGACTCGCTGGTCCTCACGAAGTCGGTCAACTACGCCATCGGCGACCCGGCGCGCACGCAGACGGGCGTGACAGACGTGAGCGACGCCCGCGTCGGGAGTCCGGCGACGCTCACCTACCGCGGCGACGAGCGCCCGACCGTCGAGAACGTCACTTTCCAGCAGATCGCCGACCGGACCTTCCGGGGGGAGTTCACCCCTCGCGAGGCCGGCTATCACGACGTGCTCGACGCGACCTACGCCGCGAACTACCCGGTCGAGTACGCTCGCCTGGGCGTCGATCCCGACCTGGAGCGGCTGGTCGACGTGACCGGCGGGCGGGAGTTCGGCCCCGACGAGGGCGCTCGGATCGCCGAGCTGGCCCGCGAGCAGTCGACCCGCGTCCGCTCGGTGCGCGACGCCTGGGGCTGGATCGCACTGCTCGGTGCGCTGGTCGTCTTCTCAACCGAAGTGATCGTCCGGCGCGTTCAAGTGTATCGCGGTCGCACCTCACTCACGAGTGGTCTCCCGTGAGCGCAATCGGCCGACCGATCAGCCTGGGCCTGGTCGCCCTCGTCGTGCTCACCGTCGCCGGCGCGGCGGGCGCGACCGTCCTCTATCAGGACTCCGCCCAGCAACTCCGGTCACAGAACGACGCCCTCCGCAGCGAAACGGCCCAGCTGACCGACCGGCTCGACCGGACTCGCACCGAGTTGCGGACAGTGCGACAACGGCTCAACGAGACGCGTGCACAGCTGAACACCCGAACCGAAGACGTCGACCAGGTCGCCGGCACGCTCAACCGCACCGAGCGCCAGCTCAACACCACCGAGGCCCAGCTCTCGCGGACGCGTACACGACTCGCGAACGCAGAGCAGAACGTCACCCGGCTGGAACGTGACGTGAGCGACCTCGAGGACCGCCGCGACGAGCTGGAAGCGCAGGTCTCGGACCTGCGTGAGCGCCGCGACGAACTGGAGTCGACCGTCTCCGACCTGCGCAGTCGGGTCGACACCCTCGAGACGGACCTGTCGGACACCGAAGACCGCATCGACGAGCTGGAGGTGGCGCTCGCCGAACGCGACGACCGCGTCGACGCGCTCGAATCCAACGTCACCGACCTCCGTGACGACCTCGACCGGAAGAATCGCACCATCGCGGACCTGGAGGACGACGTCGAGCGGCTGGATATCGTACTGCGGAACCGAAACGCGACCGTTCGGACGCTCGAAGCCAGGCTCGACGACAGGAACGCCACGATTCGGGACCTGGAATCCGACCTCGACGAACTCTGTTCGGACTCGGCGAACCAGGACGAGGCGGCCTGTGAGGGGTACGGATGACCGACGACGGTGGCCACCGTGCGCGGATGGACGCGGCGATCGGAGCGATCCGCCGTGAGGCCTGGAAAGCGGCCGTCACGGCCGCGGCCGTCGAGGCGGCGGCGGTCTTCCTCGGCGCCAACCTCGTCCTCGCGGCGGTCGACCCGACGTGGCTCCCGGACCGGGTCCGCGTTCCGGCGAGCGCGACCGAGGCCGTCGGTTCGGCGGTCGGTCGCGACCTCGGGACCGTCGCCCTGCCGGGGTCGGCGACCGTGGCCGTCGCGGTCGGCGCGCTCGCGCTGGCGGTCGCAGTCTGGCTGTGGCTGCGCGAGCCGCTCGTCGAGCAGTTCGAGGCGGTCAACCCCGTGGTCGCCGAGAAGCTGCGGACCGCCCGGGACGCCGTCGAAGACGACGCCGACTCGCGGATGGCCCGGCGGCTCTACGACGAGGTGCTGGCCGACCTCCGGGAGAGTTCGGCGGTCGGCCTGCTGAACGTCGGTCGACTCGGTGCGGTCGCGGTCGTGATCGTCGCGCTGAGCCTCGCGACGGTGCAGGTTGCGGTCGTCGACCTGGCGCTGTTCGACCGGCCTCAGCCAGAGACGAACGGGTCGGCGGACGAACCGACGAACTACACTGGACTGCTCGACGGCGACCGCGTCCTCGGCGACCGCGAGGAGGTGTCGGCCGGCGACGACAACCAGACCGCCGAGATCGAGTCCTCCGGTGGTGGCCGCGACGTCGAGGAGGACCGCACCTTCCCCGACCGCGGGTCGAGCGGCGCCGACAACGGGAACTCCGGCGGCGTCGACAGCCAGCAGGCGGCGTTCGCCGCCCCCGAGCAGGTCGAAGACGCCGACCTCGTCCGCGAGTACAACCGGCGGATCCGCGACGGGGGCGGTGCGACCGACGGCAGCGGTAACGGCGACAGCGACGACGGCGGTACCGGCGGTGGAGACGGCGGCGACGGCGTCGGCGACAGCTAACGGTCGATCCCAACCTCCAACCTATGCAAGACGAATCCGACACGGACGACGTGGACGCACTGCAAGCGAAACTCGCAGCGGCCCGCGAGGAGGTCGGCGAGCGCATCGTCGGCCAGGACGAGGTGCTCGAAGGGCTGTTCGTGTGTATCCTCGCCGACGGCAACGCCTTGCTCGAATCGAACCCCGGGCTGGGCAAGACGACGATGGTCCGCACCGTCGCCGAAGTGACCGACCTGGCCTTCTCGCGGGTGCAGAACACCCCCGACCTGATGCCCTCGGACATCACCGGCACCGAGATCATCCGCGAGACCGACGACGGCCGCGAGTTCGTCTTCGAGAAGGGACCGGTCTTCGCCAACGTCGTCCTCGCCGACGAGATCAACCGGGCGACCCCGAAGACCCAGGCCGCACTGCTGGAGGCGATGCAGGAACGGCAGGTCACCGCAGGCGGCGAGACCTACGCGCTGCCCGACCCCTTCTTCGTCCTCGCGACCCAGAACCCCATCGACCAGGGCGGCACCTACGCCCTCCCGGAGGCCCAGACCGACCGCTTCATGTTCAAGCTCCTAGTCGACTACCCCGAGGCCGACGAGGAACGGGACATCGTCGACCTGTACACCAGCGGCAGCCAGCAGGTCCCCGTCGAACAGGCGCTCACCCGCGACGAGATCCGCGAGGCCCAGGAACTCGTCCGCGAGGTCCCGATCGCCGAGGACCTGCGCGACCGCGCCATCGAACTCGTCCGGCGGACCCGCGAGACCGACGAGGTCGAGTTCGGTGCCAGCCCGCGGGCCAGCATGGCACTGGTCGTCGCCGCGAAGGCCCGCGCGTTCCTCCGCGGGCGCAATCACGTCTCGGAGGCGGACATCGAGGCGCTCGCGGCGCCCGTCCTCCGCCACCGTATCATCCTCGACTTCCGCGCCGAACGGGACGGACGAACCCCGGACGACGTGATCGCCGACCTGCTGGAGTGACCCGTGGCGATAGATCCCGACTTCCTCGACGAGCTCGACCGCTTCGACGCCGCGCTGGACCGGGAGACCGCCGCCCTCCGCCAGGGCGAGCAGCAGTCACCGCGCGTCGGCGAGGGGCTCACCTTCAGCGACTACCGACGGTACTCCCCCGGCGACGACACCCGCCTCGTCGACTGGAAGCTGTTCGCCCGCACCGAGGAGTACTACATCAAGCAGTTCGAGGAGGAGCGCAACCTGACCGTCCACGTCCTGCTCGACGCCTCTGCCTCGATGGACTACGGCGACGGCGAGCGCCACAAGTTCGAGTACGCCGCGAAGATCGGCCTCGGATTCTGCTATCTCACCGCCGAGGAGCACAACGACTTCCGCATGTCGACCATGGGCGAGCGCTCCGAGCGGCTGGACACCGGCCGCTCGAATCGCGGCGAGGTGCTGGGGCTGATCGACCAGCTCGACGACCTCGACCCCGAGGGCGAGGCGGACTTCGAGACGGTGCTCGAAGCCTACGCCGACCGGATCCGCTCGCGGTCGCTCGTGGTCGTGCTGACCGACTGCCTCGCCGAGCCCGAGCGGATCGAATCCGGCGTCTCTGCGCTGGCTCGTAACGAGGTCGACGTGCTGCTCGTCCGGGTGATGGCACCCGACGAACGCGACCCCGGCATCGTGGGGGATGCCCTGTTCGCGGACCCGGAGAGCGAGACGACCCGCCGGTCGTATTTCAGTCAGTCGCTGGCCGACACGTATCGCTCCCGGTTAGACGCGCACGTCGACGAGGTGAACCAGCGCGTGACCGCGCTCGGTGGGGAGCACGTGCTGGTGGACACCGGCGACGAGTACTTCGGTTCGTTCGCGAGTGTCTGGTTAGGCTGAACGTATCGTCGGTCGACGGGCGGTACCGAACGGACCCGACGGTGCCGTCGGTGGCGACGGTCCTCGCCACAAAGCCCAAATCAAAGCAGTGCTA
This DNA window, taken from Halosimplex litoreum, encodes the following:
- a CDS encoding vWA domain-containing protein, which gives rise to MVGTVSLPLAVSYSVDGLTVGVEQLWPLAALPVALALLTYLVFRGDGGARSASARSRRLLFASRLLVVTLLVVGAMGPYTVQTRETPGEPRVTLLTDESASMGTFPNATEDLVTGIENAGVPVTTATVGSGDESRLGDGIAANLRENGTVVVASDGQVTAGRSLAIAAEDADGLNATVSAVELSPERTERAVAVAGPSTASVGLPTEFVVSLSGVEVDDPVPVTVEIDGEAVRTDQLAAGESLAVNHTFESVGDHRVTARIDGEDVYETNDVFYHDVRVVEKPRLLYVAQGEYPLRGYLGSLYNVTNASSVPGSLDDYAAVVVQDTPAGQLGNVSALQEHVIDGGGLVTVGGENAYQQGNYGESPIAAMLPVRMGNATGGRTNIVMLVDISGSAEEGLSTQKGIALDVLDQLGDRNQVGVVAFGGEPYRIADRQPLEDAREAIGERVRRLQTTRGGTDIAVGLLGAADMLGDNPGTVILLSDGADDVEQPAAVASQLGREGVRVITVGAGDRVDEGTLRRIARESGGSYFAANETSRLRLLFGGASRQFSGQNLTIVRQDTFITSGVRLTASPSQANDVSVKAGADYQVATGDGAPAIASWRFGLGRVVSLTAYGDDGGLDGLLDRPDSLVLTKSVNYAIGDPARTQTGVTDVSDARVGSPATLTYRGDERPTVENVTFQQIADRTFRGEFTPREAGYHDVLDATYAANYPVEYARLGVDPDLERLVDVTGGREFGPDEGARIAELAREQSTRVRSVRDAWGWIALLGALVVFSTEVIVRRVQVYRGRTSLTSGLP
- a CDS encoding uroporphyrinogen-III C-methyltransferase, translating into MSAIGRPISLGLVALVVLTVAGAAGATVLYQDSAQQLRSQNDALRSETAQLTDRLDRTRTELRTVRQRLNETRAQLNTRTEDVDQVAGTLNRTERQLNTTEAQLSRTRTRLANAEQNVTRLERDVSDLEDRRDELEAQVSDLRERRDELESTVSDLRSRVDTLETDLSDTEDRIDELEVALAERDDRVDALESNVTDLRDDLDRKNRTIADLEDDVERLDIVLRNRNATVRTLEARLDDRNATIRDLESDLDELCSDSANQDEAACEGYG
- a CDS encoding DUF7502 family protein, encoding MTDDGGHRARMDAAIGAIRREAWKAAVTAAAVEAAAVFLGANLVLAAVDPTWLPDRVRVPASATEAVGSAVGRDLGTVALPGSATVAVAVGALALAVAVWLWLREPLVEQFEAVNPVVAEKLRTARDAVEDDADSRMARRLYDEVLADLRESSAVGLLNVGRLGAVAVVIVALSLATVQVAVVDLALFDRPQPETNGSADEPTNYTGLLDGDRVLGDREEVSAGDDNQTAEIESSGGGRDVEEDRTFPDRGSSGADNGNSGGVDSQQAAFAAPEQVEDADLVREYNRRIRDGGGATDGSGNGDSDDGGTGGGDGGDGVGDS
- a CDS encoding AAA family ATPase — protein: MQDESDTDDVDALQAKLAAAREEVGERIVGQDEVLEGLFVCILADGNALLESNPGLGKTTMVRTVAEVTDLAFSRVQNTPDLMPSDITGTEIIRETDDGREFVFEKGPVFANVVLADEINRATPKTQAALLEAMQERQVTAGGETYALPDPFFVLATQNPIDQGGTYALPEAQTDRFMFKLLVDYPEADEERDIVDLYTSGSQQVPVEQALTRDEIREAQELVREVPIAEDLRDRAIELVRRTRETDEVEFGASPRASMALVVAAKARAFLRGRNHVSEADIEALAAPVLRHRIILDFRAERDGRTPDDVIADLLE
- a CDS encoding DUF58 domain-containing protein yields the protein MAIDPDFLDELDRFDAALDRETAALRQGEQQSPRVGEGLTFSDYRRYSPGDDTRLVDWKLFARTEEYYIKQFEEERNLTVHVLLDASASMDYGDGERHKFEYAAKIGLGFCYLTAEEHNDFRMSTMGERSERLDTGRSNRGEVLGLIDQLDDLDPEGEADFETVLEAYADRIRSRSLVVVLTDCLAEPERIESGVSALARNEVDVLLVRVMAPDERDPGIVGDALFADPESETTRRSYFSQSLADTYRSRLDAHVDEVNQRVTALGGEHVLVDTGDEYFGSFASVWLG